A stretch of the Ensifer sp. PDNC004 genome encodes the following:
- a CDS encoding penicillin-binding protein 1A, which produces MIRLIGYFFGIGAFLLLGVAGAVALYLGVVTKDLPDYEVLAKYSPPVTTRFHAGNGALMAEYARERRLYLPIQAIPDRVKAAFISAEDKNFYQHPGVDITGLARAIAVNLQNFGSGRRPVGASTITQQVAKNFLLSSDQTIDRKVKEAILSFRIEQAYSKDRILELYLNEIFFGLNSYGIAGAALTYFDKSVTELTIAETAYLAALPKGPANYHPFRKTAAALERRDWVIDRMVENGYVTKADGEEAKKQPLGVNPRRGGAHLFASDFFAEEVRRQIIQKYGDNALYEGGLSVRTSLDPRLQTAARKALQTGLLTYDERRGFHGPVKSIEIGGDWGEPLGAVVAFSDVPEWKLAVVLSVDGQGAEIGIQPEKEASGKIVAERVTGHISAKNMQWAYRSANGDRKSAKSPEGVFGAGDVIYVEPLAEKGEYRLRQPPKVQGGLVAMDPQTGRVLAMVGGFSYGQSEFNRATQAMRQPGSSFKPFVYAAALDNGYTPASVILDAPIEIVAGGQVWRPENYGGGSAGPSTLRLGIEKSRNLMTVRLANDMGMNLVAEYAERFGIYDKMPPLLAMSLGSGETTVLRMVSAYSVLANGGKQIKPSLIDRIQDRYGKTIFRHEDRTCDNCNAGDWQNQEEPVLTDNREQVLDPMTSYQITSMMEGVVLRGTAAGKIKLDRPVAGKTGTTNDEKDAWFVGYTPDMVAGLYLGFDNPAPLGRGATGGSLAVPIFNDFMTEAVKGTRPSKFVVPEGMSMVAVNRKTGMAAQEGEPDTIIEAFKPGTGPADTFSVIGGLDQYVPPEEILKNSPQANQAVTSGSNGLF; this is translated from the coding sequence ATGATCAGGCTGATTGGATATTTTTTCGGGATTGGCGCGTTTCTGCTGCTGGGTGTGGCCGGAGCCGTGGCGCTCTATCTTGGTGTCGTCACCAAGGACCTGCCGGACTACGAGGTGCTGGCGAAATATTCGCCACCGGTGACCACGCGCTTCCACGCCGGCAACGGCGCGCTGATGGCGGAATATGCCCGCGAACGGCGCCTCTATCTGCCGATCCAGGCCATCCCGGATCGCGTCAAGGCAGCCTTCATCTCGGCGGAAGACAAGAACTTCTATCAGCATCCGGGCGTTGACATCACCGGTCTCGCGCGCGCCATCGCGGTAAACCTGCAGAACTTCGGTTCCGGCCGCCGCCCGGTCGGCGCCTCGACGATCACACAGCAGGTGGCCAAGAACTTCCTGCTTTCATCCGACCAGACGATCGACCGCAAGGTCAAGGAAGCGATCCTCTCCTTCCGTATCGAGCAGGCCTACAGCAAGGACCGCATTCTCGAGCTCTATCTCAACGAGATCTTCTTCGGTCTGAACTCTTACGGCATCGCCGGCGCCGCGCTGACCTATTTCGATAAGTCGGTGACCGAACTGACCATTGCCGAGACTGCCTATCTTGCAGCGCTTCCGAAAGGCCCGGCCAATTACCATCCGTTCCGCAAGACCGCAGCAGCGCTCGAGCGTCGCGACTGGGTGATCGACCGCATGGTCGAAAACGGCTACGTCACCAAGGCTGATGGCGAAGAGGCCAAGAAGCAGCCGCTCGGCGTCAATCCGCGCCGCGGCGGCGCCCATCTCTTTGCATCCGACTTCTTCGCCGAAGAAGTCCGTCGTCAGATCATCCAGAAGTACGGCGACAACGCGCTTTATGAAGGCGGCCTTTCGGTCCGCACGTCGCTTGACCCGCGTCTCCAGACCGCGGCACGCAAGGCCCTTCAGACCGGCCTGTTGACCTATGACGAGCGTCGCGGCTTCCACGGCCCAGTCAAGTCGATCGAGATCGGCGGCGACTGGGGCGAGCCGCTCGGTGCGGTCGTCGCCTTCAGCGACGTGCCCGAATGGAAGCTCGCCGTCGTGCTTTCCGTTGATGGCCAGGGAGCCGAGATCGGCATCCAGCCGGAGAAGGAAGCTTCGGGCAAGATCGTCGCCGAGCGTGTCACGGGACACATCTCCGCCAAGAACATGCAGTGGGCCTATCGTTCGGCCAACGGCGACCGCAAGTCGGCGAAATCGCCTGAAGGCGTCTTCGGCGCCGGCGACGTGATCTATGTCGAGCCGCTCGCCGAAAAGGGCGAATACCGTCTGCGCCAGCCGCCGAAGGTGCAGGGTGGCCTTGTCGCCATGGACCCGCAGACCGGCCGCGTGCTGGCGATGGTCGGCGGCTTCTCCTATGGCCAGTCGGAATTCAACCGCGCGACCCAGGCGATGCGCCAGCCGGGCTCGTCGTTCAAGCCCTTCGTCTACGCAGCCGCACTCGACAACGGTTATACCCCGGCGTCGGTTATCCTCGACGCGCCGATCGAGATCGTCGCCGGCGGCCAGGTCTGGCGTCCGGAAAACTACGGCGGCGGCTCCGCCGGCCCGTCGACGCTGCGCCTCGGCATCGAGAAGTCGCGTAACCTGATGACCGTTCGCCTCGCCAACGACATGGGCATGAACCTCGTTGCCGAATACGCCGAACGCTTCGGCATCTACGACAAGATGCCGCCGCTCTTGGCGATGTCGCTGGGTTCGGGTGAAACCACCGTCCTGCGCATGGTTTCGGCCTATTCGGTTCTCGCCAATGGCGGCAAGCAGATCAAGCCGTCGCTGATCGACCGCATCCAGGACCGCTACGGCAAGACGATTTTCCGTCACGAGGACCGCACCTGCGACAACTGCAACGCCGGCGATTGGCAGAACCAGGAAGAGCCTGTTCTGACCGACAACCGCGAGCAGGTGCTCGACCCGATGACCTCCTACCAGATCACGTCGATGATGGAGGGCGTGGTGCTGCGTGGCACGGCTGCAGGCAAGATCAAGCTCGATCGTCCGGTTGCCGGCAAGACCGGTACCACCAACGACGAAAAGGATGCCTGGTTCGTCGGCTATACCCCCGACATGGTCGCCGGCCTCTATCTCGGCTTCGACAACCCGGCCCCGCTTGGCCGCGGCGCGACCGGCGGCAGCCTTGCCGTGCCGATCTTCAACGACTTCATGACCGAAGCGGTGAAGGGTACGCGCCCGAGCAAGTTCGTCGTGCCCGAAGGAATGAGCATGGTCGCCGTCAACCGCAAGACCGGCATGGCCGCCCAAGAGGGCGAGCCGGACACGATCATCGAGGCCTTCAAGCCCGGCACCGGTCCGGCCGACACCTTCTCGGTCATCGGCGGTCTCGACCAGTACGTGCCGCCGGAAGAGATCCTCAAGAATTCGCCACAGGCGAACCAGGCAGTGACCTCCGGTTCCAACGGCCTGTTCTAG
- a CDS encoding N-acetylmuramoyl-L-alanine amidase: MRGSLLSLMSRAGRLLLGASLLAGGLLWNVPAAGAAEPGPLLAFAARIAGDDARTRVVVEFDRKPEFSLHYVADPVRVVVDLPETAFGLKADSLEPRGLFDAIRYGGMGAGSSRIVFSAKGPVAVTHAEVVAEEGGKGYRLVLDAERVDQARFDALLGEQQWTGSVAATKTDRPVAVAPTREGGPFIIAIDAGHGGIDTGALAGETKTEEKHVTLAFAKDLVEALNKGAGIEAFLTRDKDVFLSLPQRVQIARNKGAHLFISLHADALRQKDIRGATVYTISDKASDHLAASLAARENLSDEIAGVPLQSEPAEVADILIDLTRRETQAFSVNMARAVVSSFEGQINLINNPHRFAGFRVLQAPDVPSILLELGFLSNKEDEKLLLDPEWRKKVSERLAVAVQRYREQAVASGG; the protein is encoded by the coding sequence ATGCGTGGTTCGCTGTTGTCTTTGATGTCGCGCGCGGGCAGGCTTCTGCTCGGAGCATCGCTGCTAGCCGGCGGTCTTCTTTGGAACGTGCCGGCGGCAGGGGCCGCCGAGCCGGGTCCCTTGCTCGCCTTTGCGGCACGGATCGCAGGTGACGATGCGCGCACGCGCGTCGTCGTCGAGTTCGATCGCAAACCGGAATTCTCCCTGCACTATGTCGCCGATCCCGTTCGTGTCGTGGTCGACCTGCCGGAAACGGCCTTCGGCCTGAAGGCGGACAGCCTTGAACCACGCGGCCTGTTCGATGCGATCCGCTACGGCGGCATGGGGGCGGGCAGTTCCCGCATCGTTTTTTCGGCAAAAGGCCCGGTCGCGGTCACCCATGCGGAAGTTGTCGCGGAAGAGGGGGGCAAGGGTTACCGCCTCGTGCTCGATGCCGAGCGCGTCGACCAGGCGCGCTTCGATGCGCTTCTCGGTGAGCAGCAGTGGACCGGATCGGTTGCCGCCACCAAGACCGACAGGCCGGTTGCCGTCGCCCCCACGAGGGAAGGCGGGCCGTTCATCATCGCGATCGATGCGGGCCACGGCGGCATCGATACCGGCGCGCTCGCCGGCGAAACGAAGACGGAAGAAAAGCACGTTACGCTCGCCTTCGCGAAGGATCTCGTCGAGGCCCTGAACAAGGGCGCCGGGATCGAGGCTTTTCTCACCCGCGACAAGGACGTCTTCCTCTCGCTTCCCCAGCGCGTGCAGATCGCCCGCAACAAGGGCGCCCATCTCTTCATTTCTCTTCATGCGGACGCGCTGCGCCAGAAGGACATCCGCGGCGCGACGGTCTATACCATCTCCGACAAGGCCTCCGACCATCTGGCTGCAAGCCTAGCCGCCCGCGAAAACTTGTCCGACGAAATCGCCGGTGTGCCGCTTCAGAGCGAGCCGGCGGAAGTGGCCGACATCCTGATCGATCTGACACGCCGCGAAACGCAGGCCTTCTCCGTCAACATGGCACGCGCCGTCGTTTCGTCCTTTGAGGGGCAGATCAATCTCATCAACAATCCGCACCGTTTCGCCGGCTTCCGCGTGCTGCAGGCGCCGGACGTGCCCTCGATCCTGCTTGAACTGGGCTTCCTGTCGAACAAGGAGGACGAAAAGCTGCTGCTCGACCCGGAATGGCGCAAGAAGGTTTCCGAGCGTCTTGCAGTCGCCGTGCAGCGCTACCGCGAGCAGGCCGTCGCCAGCGGCGGCTGA
- a CDS encoding ribonuclease E/G: protein MAEKMLIDASHSEETRVVVVRGNRIEEFDFESEHKKQIRGNIYLAKVTRVEPSLQAAFVDYGGNRHGFLAFAEIHPDYYQIPLADRQALLKAEAEEARRDDDIEHVETAPAPVSELSVPVDLEIVTEADAEAEPVAAVADAAPVVEEEAPAEKPKAKPKRTRKTKAKAAEEAAAASADGDESNGGEMAAMVDTDAISEDVDSRRRHDDDDDDDDSHDGEKEIIESVGAEDAMEEVPDRQVRKPRKQYRIQEVIKRRQILLVQVAKEERGNKGAALTTYLSLAGRYSVLMPNTARGGGISRKITNLQDRKRLKEIARGLEVPQGMGVILRTAGANRTKVEIKRDFEYLMRLWENVRTLTLNSTAPCLVYEEGSLIKRSIRDLYNKDISEIIVSGEEGYKEAKGFMKMLMPSHAKVVQPYRDVHPIFSRSGIEAQLDRMLQPQVTLKSGGYIIINQTEALVSIDVNSGRSTREHSIEDTALQTNLEAAEEVARQLRLRDLAGLVVIDFIDMEEKRNNRSVEKRLKDCLKNDRARIQVGRISHFGLLEMSRQRIRASVLESTMQTCPHCNGTGHVRSQSSVALHVLRGIEEHLLKNTTHDITVRTIPDIALYLLNQKRGTIMDYEARFGVSIIIEADAHVGAQHFAIDRGEPVENPVKIEQLLHFEPEEEEDDVVIEEDLDEEEAGEVVGEQRQEQPKAAAQSDDQNGRKRKRRRRRRGKGGQQAEGSALQVSESAGDADDGSDEDEGDDEGVDADAATADGDQKRKRRRRGKRGGRRNRPEGEGEGQLDADADAEAGDDGADEAEAVEAPAAAAEVEVAVAVEETAVVAEEVEVADAKPAKPKRTRKKAVKAEEPAVSVDEVAQAAIEDQPAVADPAVEAVEEAAADLAETKPVRANRDLSKIASEPVVTSSATKPEEEEPAKPKKGGWWQRRGFF from the coding sequence ATGGCAGAGAAAATGCTTATCGATGCGTCTCATTCAGAAGAGACGCGCGTCGTTGTCGTTCGCGGGAACCGCATAGAAGAGTTCGACTTCGAGTCGGAACACAAGAAGCAGATCCGCGGCAATATCTACTTGGCGAAGGTCACCCGGGTGGAGCCCTCGCTCCAGGCCGCCTTCGTCGATTACGGCGGCAACCGCCACGGGTTCCTGGCTTTCGCCGAAATCCACCCCGACTACTACCAGATCCCGCTCGCCGACCGTCAGGCGCTCTTGAAGGCCGAAGCCGAAGAAGCGCGGCGCGACGACGACATCGAGCATGTCGAGACCGCCCCTGCCCCGGTAAGCGAACTCTCCGTTCCCGTGGATCTCGAAATCGTCACGGAAGCTGACGCTGAAGCCGAGCCGGTCGCAGCCGTCGCTGACGCCGCACCGGTCGTCGAAGAGGAAGCCCCGGCCGAAAAGCCGAAGGCGAAGCCGAAGCGCACCCGCAAGACCAAGGCCAAGGCTGCGGAAGAAGCCGCTGCCGCGTCGGCCGATGGCGACGAGAGCAATGGCGGCGAGATGGCTGCCATGGTCGATACCGACGCCATTTCCGAGGATGTCGACAGCCGCCGTCGCCATGACGACGACGATGATGACGACGACAGCCACGACGGCGAAAAGGAAATCATCGAATCCGTCGGCGCCGAAGACGCCATGGAAGAGGTTCCGGACCGTCAGGTTCGCAAGCCGCGCAAGCAGTACCGCATCCAGGAAGTCATCAAGCGCCGCCAGATCCTGCTCGTTCAGGTCGCCAAGGAAGAGCGCGGCAACAAGGGCGCTGCACTAACGACCTATCTGTCGCTTGCCGGCCGTTACTCGGTGCTGATGCCGAACACCGCACGCGGCGGCGGCATCTCCCGCAAGATCACCAACCTTCAGGACCGCAAGCGCCTGAAGGAAATCGCCCGCGGCCTCGAAGTGCCGCAGGGCATGGGCGTGATCCTGCGCACCGCCGGTGCCAACCGCACCAAGGTCGAGATCAAGCGCGACTTCGAATATCTGATGCGCCTGTGGGAAAACGTCCGCACGCTGACGCTGAACTCCACGGCCCCCTGCCTCGTCTATGAGGAAGGCAGCCTGATCAAGCGCTCGATCCGCGATCTCTACAACAAGGACATCAGCGAGATCATCGTCTCCGGCGAGGAAGGCTACAAGGAAGCCAAGGGCTTCATGAAGATGCTGATGCCGAGCCACGCCAAGGTGGTTCAGCCTTACCGCGACGTGCATCCGATCTTCTCGCGCTCCGGCATCGAAGCGCAGCTCGACCGCATGCTGCAGCCGCAGGTAACGCTGAAATCCGGCGGCTACATCATCATCAACCAGACCGAAGCGCTGGTTTCGATCGACGTCAACTCCGGCCGTTCGACGCGCGAGCACTCGATCGAAGACACCGCACTCCAGACCAACCTGGAAGCTGCCGAAGAAGTGGCTCGCCAGTTGCGTCTGCGCGACCTTGCCGGCCTCGTCGTCATCGACTTCATCGACATGGAAGAAAAGCGGAACAACCGCTCGGTCGAGAAGCGTCTGAAGGATTGCCTGAAGAACGATCGCGCCCGCATCCAGGTCGGCCGCATCTCGCATTTCGGCCTGCTCGAAATGTCGCGCCAGCGCATTCGTGCCTCGGTGCTCGAATCGACGATGCAGACCTGCCCGCACTGCAACGGCACGGGTCATGTTCGCTCGCAGTCCTCCGTCGCCCTGCACGTGCTGCGCGGCATCGAGGAACACCTGCTCAAGAACACGACGCACGACATCACCGTGCGCACCATCCCGGATATCGCGCTCTACCTGCTCAACCAGAAGCGCGGCACGATCATGGACTACGAAGCCCGCTTCGGCGTTTCGATCATCATCGAGGCTGACGCCCATGTCGGCGCCCAGCACTTCGCGATCGATCGCGGCGAGCCGGTCGAAAACCCGGTCAAGATCGAGCAGCTGCTGCACTTCGAGCCGGAAGAGGAAGAAGACGACGTCGTGATCGAAGAGGATCTCGACGAGGAAGAAGCAGGAGAAGTCGTCGGCGAACAGCGCCAGGAACAGCCGAAGGCTGCTGCCCAGTCCGACGATCAGAATGGACGCAAGCGCAAGCGCCGTCGCCGCCGTCGCGGCAAGGGTGGCCAGCAGGCCGAAGGCAGCGCCCTCCAGGTTTCCGAATCGGCAGGCGATGCTGACGACGGTTCCGATGAGGATGAAGGCGATGACGAGGGTGTCGATGCGGACGCCGCGACCGCCGATGGCGATCAGAAGCGCAAGCGCCGCCGCCGGGGCAAGCGTGGCGGCCGCCGCAACCGTCCGGAAGGCGAAGGTGAAGGCCAGCTCGATGCCGATGCCGATGCGGAAGCCGGCGACGATGGCGCAGACGAAGCCGAAGCCGTAGAGGCACCGGCCGCTGCAGCCGAGGTCGAAGTGGCTGTCGCTGTCGAGGAAACGGCTGTGGTTGCCGAAGAAGTCGAGGTGGCGGACGCAAAGCCTGCCAAGCCGAAGCGCACCCGCAAGAAAGCCGTCAAGGCTGAAGAACCGGCAGTCAGCGTCGACGAAGTTGCCCAGGCAGCGATCGAAGACCAGCCCGCCGTTGCCGACCCGGCCGTCGAAGCGGTGGAAGAGGCTGCGGCCGACCTTGCCGAGACCAAACCGGTGCGCGCCAACCGCGACCTTTCGAAGATCGCTTCCGAACCGGTGGTAACGTCGAGCGCGACGAAGCCCGAAGAGGAAGAGCCGGCCAAGCCGAAAAAGGGTGGCTGGTGGCAGCGCCGCGGCTTCTTCTAA
- a CDS encoding pyridoxal phosphate-dependent aminotransferase, translating to MVDLSKRSAVEPFHAMDVLAEATRRRDAGHPVISMAVGQPAHPAPKAALDAARKALEHGRLGYTDALGTLSLRTAIARHYEKRHGIALDPQRVAVTSGSSAGFNLAFLALFDPGDCVAIARPGYPAYRNILAALGLTVVEVEANAETGFTLTPESLSRAAAKLGRPLKGVLLASPANPTGTVTGRAGLKALADYCRAESIAFISDEIYHGLTFAGEEASALEVTDEVIVINSFSKYYCMTGWRIGWMVLPADKVRGFERIAQSLYISPPELSQIAAEAALDAHEELDRYKTAYAANRDMLMKRLPEIGFSIASPMDGAFYAYVDVTRFTNDSMAFAKRMLAEINVAATPGFDFDPLEGHRTMRFSYAGAEADMVEAMDRIGRWLA from the coding sequence TTGGTAGATTTGTCAAAACGCAGTGCCGTCGAACCTTTCCATGCGATGGACGTACTGGCGGAGGCGACTCGTCGCCGCGACGCCGGCCACCCGGTGATCTCGATGGCGGTCGGGCAGCCTGCCCACCCGGCGCCCAAAGCAGCTCTCGACGCTGCGCGCAAGGCGCTTGAGCATGGCAGGCTCGGCTATACCGACGCGCTCGGCACCTTGTCGCTGCGCACAGCAATCGCCCGGCACTATGAAAAACGCCACGGCATCGCGCTCGATCCGCAGCGGGTGGCGGTCACCTCCGGCTCATCCGCCGGCTTCAATCTCGCCTTCCTGGCTCTCTTCGATCCCGGCGACTGTGTTGCCATTGCGCGGCCGGGCTATCCAGCCTACCGCAACATCCTCGCAGCCCTCGGCCTGACGGTCGTCGAGGTCGAGGCCAATGCCGAGACCGGCTTCACTCTGACGCCTGAAAGTCTTTCACGTGCCGCTGCGAAATTAGGCCGTCCTTTGAAAGGCGTGCTTTTGGCGAGCCCGGCCAACCCCACCGGCACCGTGACGGGCAGGGCCGGCCTCAAGGCGCTGGCTGACTATTGCCGAGCCGAATCGATTGCCTTCATCTCCGACGAGATCTATCACGGGCTGACCTTTGCCGGCGAAGAGGCAAGCGCGCTGGAGGTGACCGACGAGGTGATCGTCATCAACTCCTTCTCGAAATACTATTGCATGACCGGCTGGCGGATTGGCTGGATGGTGCTGCCGGCCGACAAGGTGCGCGGTTTCGAGCGCATCGCCCAGAGCCTCTACATCTCGCCGCCCGAGCTCTCGCAGATTGCGGCAGAAGCAGCACTCGACGCCCATGAGGAACTCGACCGCTACAAGACCGCCTATGCCGCCAACCGGGACATGCTGATGAAGCGGTTGCCGGAGATCGGCTTCTCCATCGCCTCGCCGATGGACGGCGCCTTCTACGCCTACGTGGATGTCACGCGCTTTACCAATGACAGCATGGCCTTTGCCAAGCGGATGCTCGCCGAGATCAATGTCGCGGCGACCCCTGGATTCGACTTCGATCCGCTGGAAGGGCACCGCACGATGCGCTTCTCCTATGCTGGTGCCGAGGCCGACATGGTCGAGGCGATGGACAGGATCGGACGCTGGCTGGCGTGA